One window from the genome of Mumia sp. ZJ1417 encodes:
- the hrpA gene encoding ATP-dependent RNA helicase HrpA, with translation MTVGELRTRLREVTLRDERRLRRRLDRAASQRDAGRRAHELAVLEKEIDAAERRVASRAASVPVLEYPAELPVTERRDDIADAIAAHQVVVVAGETGSGKTTQLPKILLSLGRGIRGTIAHTQPRRIAARSVAARIAEETKSTLGEQVGYAVRFDDRSSRDTLVRVMTDGVLLAEIHDDPLLLRYDTVIVDEAHERSLTIDFLLGYLQRLLPRRPDLKVVITSATIDPERFAAHFADADGNPAPIIEVSGRTYPVEVRYRPLAEREDGDVLGAIGDAVDELGRESDGDVLVFLSGEREIRDAADMLRDRKLRRTEVLPLYGRLSAAEQHKVFEPHTGRRIVLATNVAETSLTVPGIRYVVDPGTARISRYSQRLKVQRLPIEPVSQASANQRAGRCGRTSDGICIRLYSEEDYEGRPEFTDPEILRTNLAAVLLQMASLDLGPVEEFPFLDPPDQRSVRDGVGLLEELGALTEGARGMRSSLTETGRRIAAFPLDPRLARMLVAASSYGALREMLIIVSALSIQDPRERPLEAQQQADAKHARFTDPTSDFLAYLNLWNYLREQRRELSGNAFRRMVRDEYLHFLRIREWQDVHAMLRDQCRDMGLDLNSTPADPDRVHQAALAGLLSHIGLREGDTRDFLGARNARFAIFPGSGLAKKPPQWVVAAELVETSRLFARTVAKVEPAWIEQEGAHLLKRSYSEPHWSRRRGAVMAHERVTLYGVPVVADRLVSYGKVDVAIARELFIRHALVQGEWSTHHAFWAHNAEVLAEIEGIEDRVRRRDIRVDDEAVFAFYDERVGPDVVSVRHFDSWWKQARRRQPDLLDLTPDDLVRDDADAVALDAYPTTWESAGLALPLSYAFEPDSEIDGVTVDVPLERLADLDETSFLWGVPGYRQELVTALLRGLPKQVRRQLVPAPDVARRLMALPLDTSLPVAEAMSAGIRALTGDHVKPETFDLAALPQHLRVTFRVLDGEAEVARGKDLDSLRKELRPRLGATIAAASSSIERDGILNWDLGTIPSEVTSTSRGHEVTAYPALVDRVTHVDLRVFASAQHAEIAMRAGVRRLLALNTSSPAAQVSKDLGTRALLVLAGAPYRSTSLLMADCVLAGIDAVTGRAVVRDGETFALLREQVRSEGYAQTLAVAREVERTIADLGSLRGDLDQFRTAKPEIVKDIEVQMSWLVYDGFVPDTGLEQLRHLPRYVRAAAFRLQHADDRSEIDKRHTVQELEARFYEVVETLPDIERQSDAVLAARWALEELRVSLFAQRLRTATTVSAKRVTKLIDAISG, from the coding sequence ATGACCGTCGGCGAGCTGCGCACGCGGCTGCGCGAGGTGACGCTGCGCGACGAGCGGCGGCTGAGGCGACGCCTCGACCGTGCGGCGTCCCAGCGCGACGCCGGCCGCCGCGCCCACGAGCTCGCCGTGCTCGAGAAGGAGATCGACGCCGCCGAGCGCCGCGTCGCCTCCCGTGCGGCGTCGGTGCCGGTCCTGGAGTATCCCGCCGAGCTGCCCGTCACCGAGCGCCGCGACGACATCGCCGACGCGATCGCGGCGCACCAGGTCGTCGTGGTCGCCGGCGAGACCGGGTCGGGCAAGACGACGCAGCTGCCCAAGATCCTGCTCTCCCTCGGGCGGGGCATCCGCGGCACGATCGCCCACACGCAGCCGCGTCGCATCGCCGCCCGCAGCGTCGCCGCCCGCATCGCGGAGGAGACGAAGTCGACCCTCGGCGAGCAGGTCGGCTACGCGGTGCGCTTCGACGACCGCTCCAGCCGCGACACGCTCGTCCGGGTGATGACCGACGGCGTCCTGCTGGCCGAGATCCACGACGACCCGCTGCTCCTGCGCTACGACACGGTGATCGTCGACGAGGCGCACGAGCGGTCGCTCACGATCGACTTCCTCCTCGGCTACCTCCAGCGTCTCCTCCCCCGCCGCCCGGACCTCAAGGTCGTCATCACCTCGGCGACCATCGACCCGGAACGCTTCGCCGCGCACTTCGCGGATGCCGACGGCAACCCCGCCCCGATCATCGAGGTCAGCGGGCGGACCTACCCGGTCGAGGTCCGCTACCGCCCGCTCGCCGAGCGAGAGGACGGCGACGTCCTCGGCGCGATCGGCGACGCTGTCGACGAGCTCGGCCGTGAGTCCGACGGCGACGTGCTGGTCTTCCTCTCCGGCGAGCGCGAGATCCGCGACGCCGCCGACATGCTGCGCGACCGCAAGCTGAGACGCACCGAAGTCCTCCCCCTGTACGGCCGGTTGTCGGCGGCCGAGCAGCACAAGGTCTTCGAGCCGCACACCGGTCGCCGGATCGTCCTCGCCACCAACGTCGCCGAGACCTCGCTGACCGTGCCGGGGATCCGGTACGTCGTCGACCCCGGCACCGCTCGCATCTCCCGCTACAGCCAGCGGCTCAAGGTGCAGCGGCTCCCGATCGAGCCCGTCTCGCAGGCCAGCGCCAACCAGCGCGCCGGCCGCTGCGGCCGTACGTCGGACGGGATCTGCATCCGTCTCTACTCCGAGGAGGACTACGAGGGGCGTCCCGAGTTCACCGACCCGGAGATCCTCCGGACGAACCTCGCCGCCGTGCTCCTCCAGATGGCCTCGCTCGACCTCGGCCCCGTCGAGGAGTTTCCGTTCCTCGACCCGCCGGACCAGCGCTCGGTGCGCGACGGCGTGGGCCTCCTCGAGGAGCTCGGCGCGCTCACCGAGGGTGCAAGGGGCATGCGCTCGTCGCTCACCGAGACTGGCCGCCGGATCGCCGCGTTCCCGCTCGACCCCCGCCTCGCCCGGATGCTCGTCGCCGCGTCGTCGTACGGGGCGCTGCGCGAGATGCTCATCATCGTCTCGGCGCTGTCGATCCAGGACCCGCGCGAGCGCCCGCTCGAGGCGCAGCAGCAGGCCGACGCGAAGCACGCCCGCTTCACCGACCCGACATCGGACTTCCTCGCCTACCTCAACCTCTGGAACTACCTCCGCGAGCAGCGTCGCGAGCTCTCGGGCAACGCGTTCCGGCGGATGGTGCGCGACGAGTACCTGCACTTCCTGCGCATCCGCGAGTGGCAGGACGTCCACGCGATGCTGCGCGACCAGTGCCGTGACATGGGCCTGGACCTCAACAGCACGCCCGCCGACCCCGACCGTGTGCACCAGGCCGCACTGGCCGGGCTGCTCTCCCACATCGGCCTGCGCGAGGGTGACACCCGCGACTTCCTCGGCGCGCGCAACGCCCGCTTCGCGATCTTCCCCGGCTCCGGACTCGCCAAGAAACCACCGCAGTGGGTCGTCGCCGCCGAGCTCGTCGAGACCTCGCGCCTGTTCGCCCGTACGGTCGCGAAGGTCGAGCCGGCCTGGATCGAGCAGGAGGGTGCCCACCTCCTCAAGCGGTCGTACTCCGAGCCGCACTGGTCCCGACGCCGCGGCGCCGTCATGGCGCACGAGCGCGTCACCCTGTACGGGGTGCCCGTGGTCGCGGACCGCCTCGTCTCGTACGGGAAGGTCGACGTCGCCATCGCACGTGAGCTGTTCATCCGACACGCGCTCGTGCAGGGCGAGTGGAGCACGCACCATGCGTTCTGGGCGCACAACGCCGAGGTGCTCGCCGAGATCGAAGGCATCGAGGACCGCGTCCGCCGGCGCGACATCCGGGTGGACGACGAGGCCGTGTTCGCGTTCTACGACGAGCGGGTCGGGCCGGACGTCGTCTCGGTGCGCCACTTCGACTCGTGGTGGAAGCAGGCCCGCCGTCGCCAGCCCGACCTGCTCGACCTGACCCCGGACGACCTCGTACGAGACGATGCCGACGCGGTCGCGCTCGACGCCTATCCGACGACGTGGGAGTCGGCCGGCCTCGCGCTGCCGCTGTCGTACGCGTTCGAGCCCGACAGCGAGATCGACGGGGTGACCGTCGACGTGCCGCTGGAACGCCTTGCCGACCTCGACGAGACCTCCTTCCTCTGGGGTGTCCCGGGCTATCGCCAAGAGCTCGTCACGGCCCTGCTGCGCGGGCTGCCCAAACAGGTCCGACGTCAGCTCGTGCCGGCGCCGGACGTCGCGCGCCGTCTGATGGCGCTGCCTCTCGACACGTCGCTGCCGGTCGCCGAGGCGATGTCGGCCGGCATCCGGGCGCTGACCGGTGACCACGTGAAGCCGGAGACCTTCGACCTTGCGGCGCTGCCCCAGCACCTGCGTGTGACCTTCCGCGTGCTCGACGGGGAGGCCGAGGTCGCCCGCGGCAAGGACCTCGACAGTCTCCGCAAGGAGCTGCGGCCCAGGCTCGGCGCCACGATCGCCGCCGCGTCGAGCAGCATCGAGCGCGACGGCATCCTCAACTGGGACCTCGGCACCATCCCCTCGGAGGTCACGTCGACCAGCCGCGGCCACGAGGTCACGGCCTACCCGGCCCTCGTCGACCGCGTCACCCACGTCGACCTCCGCGTGTTCGCGTCCGCCCAGCACGCCGAGATCGCGATGCGAGCGGGCGTACGCCGGCTGCTGGCGCTCAACACCAGCTCCCCCGCCGCGCAGGTCTCGAAGGACCTCGGCACCCGCGCGCTGCTCGTCCTGGCCGGTGCCCCGTACCGGTCGACGTCGTTGCTCATGGCCGACTGCGTCCTGGCCGGCATCGACGCCGTCACCGGGCGTGCGGTGGTCCGCGACGGCGAGACCTTCGCGCTGCTGCGCGAGCAGGTGCGCTCAGAGGGGTACGCCCAGACGCTCGCAGTCGCGCGCGAGGTCGAGCGCACGATCGCCGACCTCGGATCGCTGCGCGGCGACCTCGACCAGTTCCGTACGGCCAAGCCGGAGATCGTGAAGGACATCGAGGTGCAGATGTCGTGGCTGGTCTACGACGGGTTCGTGCCGGACACCGGCCTCGAGCAGCTGCGCCACCTCCCCCGCTACGTGCGTGCTGCCGCCTTCCGGCTGCAGCACGCGGACGACCGCAGCGAGATCGACAAGCGGCACACCGTGCAGGAACTGGAGGCCCGCTTCTACGAGGTCGTCGAGACGCTGCCCGACATCGAGCGGCAGTCCGACGCGGTCCTCGCGGCGCGGTGGGCGCTGGAGGAGCTGCGCGTGAGCCTGTTCGCGCAGCGCCTGCGCACCGCGACGACGGTCTCAGCCAAGCGCGTCACGAAGCTCATCGACGCGATCTCGGGCTGA
- a CDS encoding dihydrofolate reductase family protein has product MSRPRLLYSMNVSVDGFITDRAGEPGWAAPVDEVFLFHLEQVRELGAYLLGRRLYESMVVWETDPAMRATESMAAFSDAWSALPKVVFSRTLDRVEGNARLAKGSVAEEVTAALAATDKNVSIGGADLAAQAIELGLLDELRIVRHPVVVGGGTPYLLPVTEIVPLELLETRTFGAQVVYERYGRVDD; this is encoded by the coding sequence ATGTCGCGACCCCGCCTGCTCTATTCGATGAATGTCTCGGTGGACGGCTTCATCACCGACCGCGCCGGCGAACCCGGCTGGGCGGCCCCGGTCGACGAGGTGTTCCTCTTCCACCTCGAGCAGGTCCGCGAGCTCGGCGCCTACCTGCTGGGCCGCAGGTTGTACGAGTCGATGGTGGTGTGGGAGACCGACCCGGCGATGCGCGCCACCGAGTCCATGGCAGCTTTCTCCGACGCCTGGTCCGCCCTCCCGAAGGTCGTCTTCAGCCGTACGCTCGACCGCGTTGAGGGCAACGCCCGGCTCGCCAAGGGGTCGGTGGCCGAGGAGGTCACCGCGGCGCTGGCCGCGACCGACAAGAACGTCTCGATCGGTGGTGCGGATCTGGCCGCGCAGGCGATCGAGCTCGGACTCCTGGATGAGCTGCGCATCGTCCGCCACCCGGTCGTCGTCGGGGGCGGCACGCCATACCTGCTGCCGGTCACCGAGATCGTGCCGCTGGAGCTGCTCGAGACCCGGACGTTCGGCGCGCAGGTCGTCTACGAGCGCTACGGGCGGGTCGACGACTGA
- a CDS encoding DUF427 domain-containing protein: MPWEDVRRDRLVPSDRTSVCAFKGTASYWSYEGSGSRHRNIAWTYRDPRHDVLPVAGMLAFFGERVDRVVDGEPQERPVTPWS, encoded by the coding sequence CTGCCGTGGGAAGACGTCCGTCGCGACCGGCTCGTCCCGTCCGACCGCACGTCGGTCTGCGCCTTTAAGGGCACGGCGTCGTACTGGTCGTACGAGGGCAGCGGCTCGCGCCACCGCAACATCGCGTGGACGTACCGCGACCCACGCCACGACGTGCTCCCCGTCGCGGGGATGCTGGCGTTCTTCGGCGAGCGCGTCGACCGCGTCGTCGACGGTGAGCCGCAGGAACGGCCGGTCACGCCGTGGTCCTGA
- a CDS encoding FKBP-type peptidyl-prolyl cis-trans isomerase: MSNLEKPVIEFPEGDEPEDLDILDIAVGTGAEAKPGDYVTVHYVGVKFRDGAEFDASWNRGESIRFPLQGLIQGWQEGIPGMKVGGRRQLTIPPHKAYGPAGGGHPLSGEPLIFVIDLLGVG, encoded by the coding sequence ATGAGCAATCTCGAGAAGCCAGTCATCGAGTTCCCCGAGGGCGACGAGCCCGAGGACCTCGACATCCTCGACATCGCCGTGGGCACCGGAGCCGAGGCGAAGCCCGGCGACTACGTGACGGTGCACTACGTCGGTGTGAAGTTCCGTGACGGTGCCGAGTTCGACGCCTCGTGGAACCGTGGCGAGTCCATCCGTTTCCCGCTGCAGGGCCTCATCCAGGGCTGGCAGGAGGGGATCCCCGGCATGAAGGTCGGCGGACGGCGCCAGCTGACGATCCCGCCGCACAAGGCGTACGGGCCCGCCGGTGGCGGCCACCCGCTGTCCGGTGAGCCGCTGATCTTCGTCATCGACCTGCTCGGCGTCGGCTGA
- a CDS encoding MarR family winged helix-turn-helix transcriptional regulator, with translation MTTPSQVPFDLTHDVEYEVTRLLRRSRLRGLGTIAQIHPELDFASYMLLVAITDTRSPVAGGIRGSDLADAVGVHKSTVSRGIAQLERLGLVERVPDPTDGRARLISLTPVAAERIAAVQAARRATLARAIEDWDEHDLDVLAGLLGRLNTALERPAD, from the coding sequence ATGACCACGCCCTCCCAGGTGCCGTTCGACCTGACGCACGACGTCGAGTACGAGGTGACCAGGCTGCTGCGCCGCTCCCGCTTGCGTGGCCTCGGGACGATCGCGCAGATCCACCCTGAGCTCGACTTCGCCTCATACATGCTGCTCGTCGCGATCACCGACACCCGCTCGCCTGTCGCAGGGGGCATCCGCGGCTCCGACCTCGCTGACGCGGTCGGCGTGCACAAGTCGACCGTCAGTCGCGGCATCGCCCAGCTCGAGCGGCTCGGTCTCGTGGAGCGCGTGCCCGACCCGACGGACGGACGTGCCCGTCTCATCTCGCTGACGCCGGTCGCCGCGGAGCGGATCGCCGCCGTGCAGGCCGCACGCCGCGCGACGCTCGCCCGGGCCATCGAGGACTGGGACGAGCACGACCTCGATGTGCTCGCCGGGCTCCTCGGCCGCCTCAACACCGCGCTGGAGCGACCTGCCGACTGA
- a CDS encoding acyl-CoA dehydrogenase family protein codes for MINLETPKKFRTFVEQAHRVATEFLRANSRKYDLAEHAYPKELDILAAIVDGMGDSGAGQGAGATGVRRSSDKGEGVRNGSNMSSVLSVAETCWGDVGLTLSMPRQGLGNSAIASVATDEQLERFKGMWASMAITEPGCGSDSAAITTTAVKDGDAYILNGEKIFVTSGERSDAVVVWATLDKTLGRAAIKSFVVPKSLPGITVERLEHKLGIKASDTATIVLANCRVPAENLLGDPEVNVDKGFAGVMQTFDNTRPLVAAMAVGCARAALDRTREILEDAGVVVDYDRPALTQSAAAATFLRMEADWEAAHLLTLEAAWMADNRMPNSLEASMAKAKAGRVGNQITLTCVELVGTLGYGEDELLEKWARDSKILDIFEGTQQIQQLIVARRVLGLSSAELR; via the coding sequence ATGATCAATCTCGAGACGCCGAAGAAGTTCCGTACCTTCGTGGAGCAGGCCCACCGGGTCGCGACGGAGTTCCTTCGTGCCAACTCGCGCAAGTACGACCTCGCCGAGCACGCGTACCCCAAGGAGCTCGACATCCTCGCGGCGATCGTCGACGGCATGGGTGACTCCGGAGCGGGACAGGGGGCCGGCGCCACAGGGGTGCGCCGATCCAGCGACAAGGGCGAGGGCGTCCGCAACGGATCCAACATGTCGTCCGTGCTGTCGGTGGCCGAGACCTGCTGGGGCGACGTGGGCCTGACGCTGTCGATGCCGCGACAGGGTCTCGGCAACTCCGCGATCGCTTCGGTCGCGACCGATGAGCAGCTCGAGCGCTTCAAGGGCATGTGGGCGTCGATGGCGATCACCGAGCCCGGCTGCGGCTCCGACTCCGCGGCGATCACGACCACGGCCGTCAAGGATGGCGACGCGTACATCCTGAACGGCGAGAAGATCTTCGTGACGTCGGGCGAGCGGAGCGACGCCGTCGTGGTGTGGGCGACGCTCGACAAGACGCTCGGCCGGGCGGCGATCAAGTCGTTCGTGGTCCCGAAGTCGCTGCCCGGCATCACTGTCGAGCGGCTCGAGCACAAGCTCGGCATCAAGGCGTCCGACACGGCGACGATCGTGCTCGCCAACTGCCGGGTGCCCGCCGAGAACCTTCTCGGCGACCCGGAGGTCAACGTCGACAAGGGGTTCGCGGGGGTCATGCAGACCTTCGACAACACGCGCCCGCTCGTCGCGGCGATGGCGGTGGGCTGCGCACGCGCGGCACTCGACCGTACGCGCGAGATCCTCGAGGACGCCGGTGTCGTCGTCGACTACGACCGGCCGGCGCTGACGCAGTCGGCGGCCGCCGCCACGTTCTTGCGGATGGAGGCCGACTGGGAGGCCGCCCACCTCCTGACGCTCGAGGCGGCGTGGATGGCGGACAACCGCATGCCCAACTCGCTCGAGGCCTCGATGGCCAAGGCGAAGGCCGGCCGTGTCGGCAACCAGATCACGCTGACGTGCGTCGAACTGGTCGGCACGCTCGGCTACGGCGAGGACGAGCTCCTCGAGAAGTGGGCGCGCGACTCCAAGATCCTCGACATCTTCGAGGGCACCCAGCAGATCCAGCAGCTCATCGTCGCGCGCCGCGTGCTCGGCCTCAGCTCGGCCGAGCTGCGGTAG
- a CDS encoding acyl-CoA dehydrogenase family protein, with product MTAHSTRRDPMSKGLAVLNRIASLPVLDRLNLRGPSEQVVYHGARVGFRTAAAVSRGFTRAPGKGAPVRPTAAQGSGVFDLTPTEDQQMMVGLVDQFAREVVRPSVEKAEAANETPSDVTAHASELGLTLMGLPEDLGGLAAERSATTGALVAEALGKGDMGIGASLLAPGAVATAIGLWGDSAQQATYIPAFTGADVPAAALAVAEPCALFDPMTLRTTARKVPGGFVLDGVKSGVIRGAAAELFVVAARLDDGRHGLFVLESSTPGLVIETDPSMGLRAASLSRLVLDGVAVGPEALLAESVDGYADSVRLARIAWSGLALGTMRAVLDYVTPYVKERKAFGEPVAHRQGVAFMVADMAIELEGARLTTLRAASRADLGKPFAREAALSRRLCAEYGMKIGTDGVQLLGGHGFTKEHPVERWYRDLRAVGVMEGGLLV from the coding sequence GTGACAGCGCACTCGACGCGCCGAGACCCGATGAGCAAGGGGCTCGCCGTCCTCAACCGGATCGCCTCACTTCCCGTCCTCGACCGGCTCAACCTCCGGGGACCGTCAGAGCAGGTGGTCTACCACGGTGCGCGCGTCGGCTTCCGTACGGCGGCCGCCGTCAGCCGCGGGTTCACCCGGGCTCCCGGCAAGGGCGCCCCGGTACGCCCTACGGCGGCGCAGGGGAGCGGCGTCTTCGACCTGACGCCCACCGAGGACCAGCAGATGATGGTCGGCCTGGTCGACCAGTTCGCGCGCGAGGTGGTCCGGCCGTCGGTCGAGAAGGCCGAGGCCGCCAACGAGACCCCGAGCGACGTCACCGCCCACGCGAGCGAGCTCGGCCTCACCCTCATGGGACTCCCCGAGGACCTCGGCGGCCTGGCCGCCGAGCGCTCCGCGACGACCGGCGCCCTCGTCGCCGAGGCGCTGGGCAAGGGCGACATGGGCATCGGCGCCTCGCTGCTGGCGCCAGGCGCCGTGGCCACCGCGATCGGCCTGTGGGGCGACTCCGCGCAGCAGGCGACGTACATTCCGGCCTTCACCGGTGCCGACGTCCCGGCCGCCGCGCTCGCGGTCGCCGAGCCGTGCGCGCTGTTCGACCCGATGACGCTGCGCACCACCGCCCGCAAGGTGCCGGGCGGTTTCGTGCTCGATGGCGTGAAGTCGGGAGTCATCCGTGGCGCCGCCGCCGAGCTGTTCGTGGTCGCCGCGCGGCTCGACGACGGCCGGCACGGCCTGTTCGTCCTCGAGTCCAGCACACCCGGCCTGGTCATCGAGACGGATCCGTCGATGGGGCTTCGCGCCGCGTCGCTGTCACGTCTCGTGCTGGACGGAGTCGCGGTCGGTCCGGAGGCTCTGCTCGCGGAGAGCGTCGACGGCTACGCCGACTCGGTGCGCCTCGCCCGTATCGCCTGGAGCGGTCTGGCCCTCGGCACGATGCGTGCGGTCCTGGACTACGTCACCCCGTACGTCAAGGAGCGCAAGGCCTTCGGTGAGCCCGTCGCGCACCGTCAGGGCGTCGCCTTCATGGTCGCCGACATGGCGATCGAGCTCGAGGGTGCGCGGTTGACGACGCTGCGCGCTGCCTCGCGCGCCGATCTCGGCAAGCCCTTCGCCCGCGAGGCCGCGCTCTCGCGACGCCTCTGCGCGGAGTACGGCATGAAGATCGGCACCGATGGCGTCCAGCTCCTCGGTGGGCACGGGTTCACCAAGGAGCACCCGGTCGAGCGCTGGTACAGGGACCTGCGGGCCGTCGGCGTGATGGAGGGCGGCCTCCTCGTCTGA
- the def gene encoding peptide deformylase, producing MSVTLPSGGTVRPITRWGEPVMHHKLQPVTEYDEALETLVADMFATMYAAEGAGLAANQIGVDLQVFVFDCTDGAGKRVVGVVCNPVLTLPETGDRNLDDSEEGCLSLPGAYTYCARPDWSQVDGTDHTGAPVTYVGEGGTLARCLQHETDHLMGTVFGDRVPSRARKKLYKQAEAIAEDYPAAWPAVARVSSAHDL from the coding sequence TTGTCCGTGACCTTGCCCTCCGGTGGCACCGTACGCCCGATCACCCGGTGGGGTGAGCCCGTGATGCACCACAAGCTGCAGCCGGTGACGGAGTACGACGAGGCCCTCGAGACGCTCGTCGCGGACATGTTCGCCACGATGTACGCGGCCGAGGGCGCAGGCCTGGCCGCCAACCAGATCGGGGTGGACCTCCAGGTCTTCGTGTTCGACTGCACCGACGGGGCCGGCAAGCGCGTCGTCGGCGTGGTCTGCAACCCGGTGCTGACCCTCCCCGAGACGGGTGACCGCAACCTCGACGACAGCGAAGAGGGCTGCCTGTCACTGCCGGGCGCCTACACCTACTGCGCGCGTCCCGACTGGTCGCAGGTCGACGGCACCGACCACACCGGTGCTCCCGTGACGTACGTCGGCGAGGGCGGCACGCTCGCACGCTGCCTGCAGCACGAAACCGACCACCTCATGGGCACCGTCTTCGGAGACCGGGTGCCGTCGCGGGCCCGCAAGAAGCTCTACAAGCAGGCCGAGGCGATCGCCGAGGACTACCCGGCCGCGTGGCCCGCCGTGGCCCGGGTGAGCAGCGCGCACGACCTCTGA
- a CDS encoding RNA methyltransferase gives MADIVEVADPSDPRLRDYVDLRDVQLRKLLESERGVFIAEGEKVVRRALESGHQARSFLMAPRWLETLSDVLETADAPVYVMSEKAIEGVTGFHVHRGALASLDRRPVASVEEVLAGARRVVVAEDLVDHTNIGAVFRSAAALGFDAVVLSPRCADPLYRRAIKVSMGSVFWLPYARVDDWYGFPTLLREHGWTSLAMTLADDARDLREVAAAGAGDKIALMVGSEGDGLSPHWTRSADVRVTVPMAAGIDSLNVAAATAVACWALGPSGD, from the coding sequence ATGGCTGACATCGTCGAGGTCGCCGACCCGTCCGACCCGAGGCTGCGCGACTACGTGGACCTGCGCGACGTGCAGCTGCGCAAGCTCCTGGAGTCCGAGCGCGGCGTGTTCATCGCCGAGGGCGAGAAGGTCGTCCGCCGTGCGCTCGAGTCGGGGCACCAGGCACGGTCGTTCCTCATGGCGCCGCGCTGGCTGGAGACCCTGTCCGACGTGCTCGAGACGGCCGACGCCCCGGTGTACGTGATGAGCGAGAAGGCGATCGAGGGGGTGACCGGCTTCCATGTGCACCGCGGTGCGCTGGCGAGCCTCGACAGGCGCCCGGTCGCGTCGGTGGAGGAGGTGCTCGCCGGGGCGCGCCGCGTCGTCGTGGCCGAGGACCTCGTCGACCACACGAACATCGGGGCCGTCTTCCGCAGCGCGGCTGCGCTCGGCTTCGACGCCGTGGTCCTCTCGCCGCGCTGCGCCGACCCGCTCTATCGGCGGGCGATCAAGGTCTCGATGGGGTCGGTGTTCTGGCTTCCGTACGCGCGGGTCGACGACTGGTACGGCTTTCCGACGCTGCTGCGCGAGCACGGGTGGACGAGCCTGGCGATGACGCTGGCCGACGATGCCCGCGACCTGCGGGAGGTGGCCGCGGCTGGAGCGGGGGACAAGATCGCGCTGATGGTCGGCTCGGAGGGCGACGGCCTGTCACCGCACTGGACCCGCAGCGCGGACGTGCGCGTGACCGTCCCGATGGCGGCCGGGATCGACTCGCTCAACGTCGCCGCGGCGACCGCCGTCGCCTGCTGGGCGCTGGGCCCGTCGGGCGACTAG
- a CDS encoding bifunctional precorrin-2 dehydrogenase/sirohydrochlorin ferrochelatase, translating into MNHGPGLTHPPYPSGLVLAGRRVVIVGGGHVAARRLPAFLEAGAALTVVSPEVDPLIREAADRGDVALVERAYEPGDLAGAWYAMASTDRPAVNAAVLEEADAARVFCVRADDAPLGTAWTPAVGHVDETTVAVLSNRDPARSARTRDRLVAALRDENDG; encoded by the coding sequence GTGAACCACGGACCCGGACTCACCCATCCGCCGTACCCCTCAGGCCTCGTTCTCGCGGGGCGCCGTGTCGTCATCGTCGGCGGGGGGCACGTCGCGGCGCGCCGGCTGCCGGCGTTCCTCGAGGCGGGTGCCGCGCTGACCGTGGTGTCGCCCGAGGTGGACCCGCTCATCCGCGAGGCCGCCGACCGCGGCGACGTCGCGCTCGTGGAGCGCGCGTACGAGCCGGGCGACCTGGCGGGAGCCTGGTACGCGATGGCGTCGACGGACCGGCCCGCGGTCAATGCCGCCGTGCTGGAGGAGGCCGACGCCGCCCGCGTGTTCTGCGTCCGTGCCGACGATGCCCCGTTGGGGACGGCATGGACGCCTGCGGTCGGGCACGTCGACGAGACGACGGTCGCCGTCCTGTCCAACCGCGACCCCGCCCGTTCGGCGCGGACCCGAGACCGGCTCGTCGCCGCACTGCGTGACGAAAACGATGGCTGA
- a CDS encoding YbhB/YbcL family Raf kinase inhibitor-like protein, protein MSLDRPVTPNPYDFLPSVPSFTLTSTELSDGDALNEAQVYSAGNRSPQLSWEGFPDTTKSFVVTCFDPDAPTPSGFWHWVLVDVPGHIRSLESGAGSGGIVPAGAFHVRNDFGTADFAGAAPPEGDRPHRYYFVVHAVGQEQLGVDENATPAVVSFNLAFKTLARATLLGTYQH, encoded by the coding sequence ATGAGCCTCGACCGTCCGGTGACACCGAACCCGTACGACTTCCTCCCTTCGGTCCCGTCCTTCACCCTCACGAGTACGGAGCTGAGCGACGGCGACGCGCTGAACGAGGCGCAGGTGTACTCGGCCGGCAACCGGTCTCCCCAGCTGTCGTGGGAAGGATTCCCCGACACCACGAAGAGCTTCGTCGTCACCTGTTTCGACCCGGACGCACCCACCCCGTCGGGTTTCTGGCACTGGGTCCTCGTCGACGTCCCCGGGCACATCCGCTCACTCGAGTCGGGCGCCGGCTCCGGCGGCATCGTGCCGGCAGGAGCGTTCCACGTCCGCAACGACTTCGGCACGGCAGACTTCGCGGGGGCGGCGCCGCCCGAGGGCGACCGGCCGCACCGCTACTACTTCGTCGTGCATGCGGTCGGTCAGGAGCAGCTGGGCGTCGACGAGAACGCGACGCCCGCCGTGGTCTCGTTCAACCTCGCGTTCAAGACGCTGGCACGGGCGACACTTCTCGGGACGTATCAGCACTGA